One genomic region from Candidatus Ancaeobacter aquaticus encodes:
- a CDS encoding DUF4209 domain-containing protein: MLDKRLLENFEEAIADVKSKKFPNLLSAFEQRRNAAKETGDGELEISMSLLWRVFSMYFIFEKGKPFGPLMTSSQGRTLIPEDLKEDELSKLEEIVKVSTNSQFVARIYDVLWIRGRNYLHAQKAVKAYLQSADEDKNNEMWVQRSEWLKRATQMAMELGEKAQERQIVSKKILSLFEESRKTCFNAKQDYWPSSLLELLIENKLIDNWKNLGDKVVEIAKGFPMSPGCDAPHRYYEHAAKCYSYANDSEKAREMKIAIAKHWEDEARSFKTPQGCDGSNLAYRLEKAIHAYRAAGEKMKAEDLVHELKEANKLTISQMKVISSPHIDAAPLIKIADDLLEGKAGKGAIAAFAALYKPFSYEQERETAEKNLKEHPLQGLFDTHILTEEGNVSAKIGGMSDEHETTLNAQIIRSYNLGQNLSACTTLKRGIYLILQSGDSWKEAIKELIGKSKFVPEERRDIFERAIIAGFESDFLIFTHLIVPQIENSIRLIFAINKLKTTSVSPEGVQEERDLNQLLNNSNAEEIFSKDLVWEMRSLFIEKCGPNLRNRVCHGLIDSKDINSSSSFFLLWLIVHLLIGFSKNDDV; encoded by the coding sequence ATGTTAGATAAACGGTTATTAGAAAATTTCGAAGAAGCAATAGCAGATGTCAAAAGTAAGAAATTCCCTAATCTTCTTTCAGCCTTTGAGCAACGACGTAATGCAGCGAAGGAAACAGGAGACGGAGAATTAGAGATATCAATGAGTCTGCTTTGGCGAGTATTTTCTATGTATTTTATATTCGAAAAGGGTAAACCATTTGGTCCACTTATGACAAGCTCACAAGGGAGAACATTGATCCCAGAAGATTTAAAGGAAGATGAGTTATCAAAATTAGAAGAAATTGTCAAGGTATCAACCAACTCGCAATTTGTTGCAAGAATTTATGATGTGCTTTGGATAAGAGGAAGAAATTATTTACATGCACAAAAAGCAGTTAAGGCTTACTTGCAATCTGCAGACGAGGATAAAAATAATGAAATGTGGGTGCAAAGAAGCGAATGGCTTAAGCGAGCTACTCAAATGGCAATGGAGTTAGGCGAGAAAGCTCAGGAAAGGCAGATTGTGAGCAAGAAGATTCTTAGCCTATTTGAAGAAAGCAGAAAAACATGCTTTAACGCAAAGCAGGATTATTGGCCATCCTCACTTTTAGAACTTTTAATAGAAAATAAGCTTATTGATAATTGGAAAAATCTAGGAGATAAGGTGGTGGAGATAGCAAAGGGATTCCCTATGTCTCCAGGATGTGATGCTCCACACAGATATTATGAGCACGCAGCAAAATGTTACAGTTATGCAAATGATTCAGAAAAGGCTAGAGAGATGAAGATTGCTATTGCGAAACATTGGGAGGATGAGGCAAGAAGTTTTAAAACACCTCAGGGTTGTGATGGTTCTAATTTGGCGTATAGGCTTGAAAAGGCTATCCACGCTTATCGCGCGGCAGGTGAGAAAATGAAGGCAGAGGATTTAGTACATGAATTGAAAGAAGCGAATAAGTTAACCATAAGTCAAATGAAGGTTATTTCTTCTCCTCATATAGATGCAGCGCCTTTGATAAAAATTGCAGATGATTTACTTGAAGGTAAAGCAGGGAAGGGTGCAATTGCGGCATTTGCTGCTCTATATAAGCCTTTTTCTTATGAGCAAGAGAGAGAAACTGCCGAAAAGAATCTAAAAGAGCATCCTCTGCAGGGGTTATTTGATACCCATATATTAACCGAGGAAGGCAATGTCTCAGCTAAAATCGGCGGGATGAGTGATGAGCATGAAACCACGCTCAATGCACAGATAATTAGAAGTTATAATCTTGGTCAAAATCTATCTGCCTGTACTACTTTGAAAAGAGGTATTTATTTGATTTTGCAGTCGGGAGATTCTTGGAAAGAGGCAATAAAAGAATTGATTGGCAAAAGTAAATTCGTACCAGAAGAAAGAAGGGATATATTTGAGCGAGCAATTATTGCTGGATTTGAAAGTGATTTTCTGATTTTTACCCATTTAATTGTCCCTCAAATAGAAAATTCAATAAGGCTGATTTTTGCTATAAATAAGTTAAAAACAACCTCGGTTTCACCAGAGGGGGTGCAGGAAGAACGAGATCTGAACCAACTTTTAAATAATTCAAATGCTGAAGAGATATTTAGTAAGGATTTAGTATGGGAGATGCGATCTCTCTTTATAGAAAAATGCGGCCCCAACTTAAGAAACAGGGTGTGTCATGGATTAATAGATTCAAAGGATATAAACAGCTCATCATCTTTTTTTCTTTTGTGGCTAATCGTTCACCTTTTAATTGGTTTTAGCAAAAATGACGATGTTTAA
- a CDS encoding MerR family transcriptional regulator has product MKKRYNLSEAAKELSLTRQGLYYWIEKGWVTPKRDYKDHPIFTDANLKKIKEWQNRLNEG; this is encoded by the coding sequence ATGAAAAAACGATACAATCTAAGTGAAGCGGCAAAAGAATTAAGTTTAACTCGCCAAGGTCTCTATTATTGGATCGAGAAAGGGTGGGTTACACCTAAACGTGATTATAAAGACCATCCTATATTCACGGATGCTAATTTAAAAAAGATTAAAGAATGGCAAAACAGGTTAAACGAAGGATAA
- a CDS encoding RNA-directed DNA polymerase, with the protein MVKKPSKSKGTRLTETKKMFFAFQRSVSELEGGPLPDPFKYAEYDFALNDTLNILVQHLKENEYRPKRAENFDMPKGEFAIRPGLTLDVTDLTVIHKLASDFIVTLDAKLSSGVVAYRLRNDKKKCFRIERESAYYVLPRYKRNRVKIEESWYNLWPKYRKQMKKDLQSKKYSFVASTDITAFFEDVNLLTLGEILKKKSGASIKQINMIIEILRSWALRDPANIRQRRGLPQGINMSGVLSNHYLQIVDDYLENVHKRASTKDKIKWYRYCDDIHVLCKTKGRAKAILLNIGRLLRQLGLNQNAKKTNILTAEEALKTMYYSVAEEVSEIVDLSKKRGANRDDLIERLKIEFRQLPKRTASYKKRHETALFGFYNAARILDSDILLNRAKHDFEKFPTRAKNISGYLRSFVGRKKVFRDISELMLKKNRILLYNYQIAFLVTIFRGCNNQDKKIFDAIVEVARSKERHWYVKVQAISTLFYYGIGYLRETHLRDFISKRHHKQVRRASMVLLPLLFKKDEVLKRLDDYAGELNVTVSRMANFLLALVEDKEIAISHLRRFTTPNFIFLTDQIWRLWFISLNEKPDVRKKFDSTIKKLKKEFRLNKLVKVHLSAIDNFRSEGKTKMTDKRQ; encoded by the coding sequence ATGGTAAAAAAACCTTCAAAGAGTAAAGGAACAAGATTAACTGAAACAAAAAAGATGTTTTTTGCGTTTCAGCGTTCTGTTTCAGAGCTAGAGGGTGGCCCCTTGCCAGATCCTTTTAAATATGCCGAATATGATTTCGCATTAAACGATACACTTAATATTTTAGTTCAGCATTTAAAGGAGAATGAATATAGACCTAAAAGAGCTGAGAATTTTGATATGCCTAAGGGAGAGTTCGCTATTAGGCCAGGGTTGACTCTAGACGTAACTGATTTAACGGTTATTCATAAGTTGGCTTCAGATTTTATCGTAACTTTGGATGCTAAATTGTCTTCCGGAGTAGTTGCATATCGATTGCGAAATGACAAGAAAAAATGTTTTCGGATAGAAAGAGAGTCTGCTTATTATGTTTTACCACGGTATAAACGCAATCGTGTTAAAATTGAAGAATCATGGTATAACCTCTGGCCTAAATACCGAAAACAGATGAAGAAAGATTTGCAGAGCAAGAAATATTCTTTTGTTGCGTCGACTGATATTACAGCATTTTTTGAAGATGTCAATTTATTGACTCTTGGAGAGATTTTAAAGAAAAAGTCTGGTGCAAGCATAAAACAGATTAACATGATCATTGAAATATTGCGTAGTTGGGCATTGCGTGACCCTGCTAATATTAGACAGCGAAGAGGTTTGCCCCAGGGGATAAATATGTCAGGCGTCTTAAGTAATCATTATTTACAGATAGTTGATGACTATTTGGAAAATGTGCACAAAAGAGCAAGCACAAAAGATAAGATTAAATGGTATCGTTATTGTGATGATATACATGTTTTATGTAAAACGAAGGGACGTGCAAAAGCTATACTGCTTAATATAGGTCGTCTTTTGCGTCAATTAGGGCTAAATCAGAATGCTAAGAAAACAAATATTTTAACTGCAGAAGAAGCTCTAAAAACTATGTACTATTCTGTTGCTGAAGAAGTTTCTGAAATTGTTGACTTGTCTAAAAAACGTGGTGCTAATCGGGATGATTTAATTGAAAGACTTAAAATTGAATTTAGACAGCTCCCTAAAAGAACAGCTTCGTACAAAAAACGACATGAGACTGCTTTGTTTGGTTTTTATAACGCAGCGAGGATATTGGATTCAGACATTTTACTAAATAGAGCAAAACATGATTTTGAGAAATTTCCTACGCGGGCTAAAAACATCTCTGGATATTTAAGAAGTTTTGTAGGCAGGAAGAAAGTGTTTCGCGATATTTCTGAGCTTATGTTAAAAAAGAATAGGATTCTGCTATACAATTATCAGATAGCTTTTTTAGTTACTATTTTTAGGGGGTGCAATAATCAGGATAAAAAAATATTTGACGCTATTGTTGAGGTTGCTAGGAGCAAGGAGAGGCATTGGTATGTGAAAGTTCAGGCCATCAGTACATTGTTTTATTATGGTATCGGTTATTTAAGGGAAACGCATTTACGTGATTTTATCTCTAAAAGACACCACAAACAGGTTAGGCGTGCATCAATGGTCTTGTTGCCATTACTTTTTAAAAAGGATGAAGTTTTAAAAAGATTGGATGATTATGCAGGTGAATTGAATGTTACGGTTTCTCGAATGGCAAATTTTTTATTAGCATTAGTGGAGGATAAAGAGATTGCAATTTCACATTTAAGAAGATTTACTACTCCGAATTTCATTTTTTTGACTGATCAAATATGGAGATTGTGGTTTATCTCGCTCAATGAGAAGCCTGATGTAAG